In Macadamia integrifolia cultivar HAES 741 chromosome 5, SCU_Mint_v3, whole genome shotgun sequence, a single window of DNA contains:
- the LOC122079423 gene encoding ABC transporter G family member 7 isoform X2 gives MGPSGSGKTTLLNVLAGQLTASPRLQLSGLLQVNGQHISKKAYKFAYVKQEDLFFSQLTVRETLSLAAELQLPHLASAEEREEYVNNLLFRLGLVNCADSNVGDAKVRGISGGEKKRLSVACELIASPSVIFADEPTTGLDAFQAERVMETFRQLAEDGHTVVCSIHQPRGSVYTKFDDIVLLTEGALVYAGPAHGEPLAYFSTFGYQCPDRVNPAEFLADLISIDYTSSDTIYFSQKKIDGLVEAFSQKTSTILYATPLIRSEVFRSTTRLGRKSVVKRKVGWWRQFWLLLKRAWMQASRDGPTNKVRARMSVASAIIFGSVFWQMGRSQTSIQDRMGLLQVCN, from the exons ATGGGCCCTTCAGGATCAGGGAAGACAACACTGCTCAATGTTCTTGCTGGTCAGCTCACTGCTTCTCCCCGCCTGCAGCTGTCGGGTCTTCTGCAAGTCAATGGACAACATATATCAAAGAAAGCTTACAA GTTTGCTTATGTGAAACAGGAAGATCTTTTCTTCTCGCAGCTAACAGTCCGTGAAACACTATCCCTTGCGGCTGAACTTCAACTTCCCCACTTGGCTTCtgcagaagaaagagaagagtaTGTGAACAACCTCCTATTCCGTTTGGGCCTG GTTAATTGTGCTGATTCCAATGTGGGTGATGCAAAAGTCCGTGGAATCAGTGGTGGTGAAAAGAAACGCCTATCAGTTGCATGTGAACTGATTGCAAGCCCATCTGTTATATTTGCTGATGAACCCACGACTG GTCTCGACGCCTTCCAGGCAGAGAGGGTCATGGAGACATTCCGGCAGCTTGCAGAGGATGGACACACAGTAGTTTGTTCCATACACCAACCTCGAGGTTCAGTGTACACAAAATTTGACGACATTGTGTTGCTAACTGAAGGTGCTCTGGTTTATGCTGGTCCTGCTCATGGAGAACCACTCGCATACTTCTCAACATTTGG ATATCAATGCCCAGACCGTGTTAATCCTGCTGAGTTTCTGGCTGATCTCATATCCATTGATTACACTTCTTCTGATACTATTTACTTTTCCCAAAAGAAGATTGATGGTCTTGTTGAGGCATTCTCGCAGAAGACGTCAACTATTCTTTATGCAACTCCCCTTATCAGAAGTGAAGTCTTTAGGAGCACCACAAGGCTTGGAAGGAAATCTGTTGTCAAGAGAAAAGTTGGTTGGTGGAGGCAGTTCTGGTTGCTTCTGAAACGGGCATGGATGCAg GCTTCTCGGGATGGTCCTACAAACAAAGTTCGAGCAAGAATGTCTGTTGCATCAGCTATAATATTTGGGTCCGTTTTTTGGCAAATGGGAAGATCTCAAACTTCTATACAAGACAGAATGGGATTACTCCAGGTATGCAACTAA
- the LOC122079423 gene encoding ABC transporter G family member 7 isoform X1 — MVRLGGKRVRQVVEFGGSGVGQILAAIAAALLLRLFSGPGPSLLPGIEDVEDEDDYTGKDDDGEPHTNGEDDPISGKVIPVTIQWSNITCSLYDKSRKNVRFLLKNVTGEAKPGRLLAIMGPSGSGKTTLLNVLAGQLTASPRLQLSGLLQVNGQHISKKAYKFAYVKQEDLFFSQLTVRETLSLAAELQLPHLASAEEREEYVNNLLFRLGLVNCADSNVGDAKVRGISGGEKKRLSVACELIASPSVIFADEPTTGLDAFQAERVMETFRQLAEDGHTVVCSIHQPRGSVYTKFDDIVLLTEGALVYAGPAHGEPLAYFSTFGYQCPDRVNPAEFLADLISIDYTSSDTIYFSQKKIDGLVEAFSQKTSTILYATPLIRSEVFRSTTRLGRKSVVKRKVGWWRQFWLLLKRAWMQASRDGPTNKVRARMSVASAIIFGSVFWQMGRSQTSIQDRMGLLQVCN; from the exons atggtgagGCTTGGCGGGAAAAGAGTGCGTCAGGTGGTGGAGTTTGGCGGGAGCGGAGTGGGTCAGATCCTGGCAGCCATAGCTGCGGCTCTTCTTCTTCGATTGTTCTCCGGCCCTGGTCCTTCTCTGTTGCCTGGAATTGAGGACGTCGAAGACGAAGACGATTACACGGGAAAGGACGATGATGGGGAACCTCATACCAACGGGGAAGACGATCCTATCTCCGGAAAAGTTATTCCGGTGACAATTCAATGGAGCAACATCACATGCTCCCTCTATGACAAATCCCGCAAAAAT GTACGATTTCTGTTAAAAAATGTGACTGGAGAGGCAAAACCAGGGAGGCTACTCGCGATCATGGGCCCTTCAGGATCAGGGAAGACAACACTGCTCAATGTTCTTGCTGGTCAGCTCACTGCTTCTCCCCGCCTGCAGCTGTCGGGTCTTCTGCAAGTCAATGGACAACATATATCAAAGAAAGCTTACAA GTTTGCTTATGTGAAACAGGAAGATCTTTTCTTCTCGCAGCTAACAGTCCGTGAAACACTATCCCTTGCGGCTGAACTTCAACTTCCCCACTTGGCTTCtgcagaagaaagagaagagtaTGTGAACAACCTCCTATTCCGTTTGGGCCTG GTTAATTGTGCTGATTCCAATGTGGGTGATGCAAAAGTCCGTGGAATCAGTGGTGGTGAAAAGAAACGCCTATCAGTTGCATGTGAACTGATTGCAAGCCCATCTGTTATATTTGCTGATGAACCCACGACTG GTCTCGACGCCTTCCAGGCAGAGAGGGTCATGGAGACATTCCGGCAGCTTGCAGAGGATGGACACACAGTAGTTTGTTCCATACACCAACCTCGAGGTTCAGTGTACACAAAATTTGACGACATTGTGTTGCTAACTGAAGGTGCTCTGGTTTATGCTGGTCCTGCTCATGGAGAACCACTCGCATACTTCTCAACATTTGG ATATCAATGCCCAGACCGTGTTAATCCTGCTGAGTTTCTGGCTGATCTCATATCCATTGATTACACTTCTTCTGATACTATTTACTTTTCCCAAAAGAAGATTGATGGTCTTGTTGAGGCATTCTCGCAGAAGACGTCAACTATTCTTTATGCAACTCCCCTTATCAGAAGTGAAGTCTTTAGGAGCACCACAAGGCTTGGAAGGAAATCTGTTGTCAAGAGAAAAGTTGGTTGGTGGAGGCAGTTCTGGTTGCTTCTGAAACGGGCATGGATGCAg GCTTCTCGGGATGGTCCTACAAACAAAGTTCGAGCAAGAATGTCTGTTGCATCAGCTATAATATTTGGGTCCGTTTTTTGGCAAATGGGAAGATCTCAAACTTCTATACAAGACAGAATGGGATTACTCCAGGTATGCAACTAA